The DNA region CGACATCGCCAATGTCGTTCTCGACCCGCGGCTGCGAAAGGGCTGACCCATGGCTGACATCATCCACACCGCTTCAGTTCCGCTACTGGATCGACTTGACGAGGCAGCCATTGCCAGCGCTGCCCCCAGCCAGGCCGAACTCATGCGCGAGTTGCGCATCAAGTCTCGACCGGGCTGGACCAGCCGTTTACCGCCATCCATGGCGGCCTTCGTGACTAATCCAAAGGGGATGGTGGGCATCGTCATCCTGCTTGGCATGGTCCTGTTTTCGATCCTGGTGCCGATTTTCAGCGAGTACAATCCCCACCGCCGCGCCGGTAAGCCACACGTGAGGCCCAGCTACGAGCATGTTCTGGGTACCACCCGCATGGGCAAGGACGTGTTTACCCAGGTCGCCTATGGCGGACGTATTAGCCTCGCGGTGGGCTTCGGCGCAGGATTGGCCTCTGCCCTGATCGGTTTGGCGATCGGTATCTCCGCCGGCTATTTTGGCGGCCGGACCGATGACATCCTGACCTTCTTTGTCAATGTGGTCCTGGTCTTGCCCGGGCTGCCACTCATCATCGTCATCGCGAGCCTGGTCGAAAGTGCGGGCCCCCTCGTCATCGGCATCGTGCTGGCGCTGACCGGTTGGGGCTGGTCCGCGCGGACCATCCGCACCCAGACCTTGTCACTGCGGACGCGGGAATTTGTCCTCTCCGCCGAACTCATGGGCGAAAAGAAGTGGCGGATCATCCTCAAGGAGATCTTCCCCAATATGTTGAGCTTCTTCATGGGCGGGCTGGTGCTGGGCACCATTGCCGCAATCCTTGCCGAAGCCGCCCTCAGCTTCATCGGCCTGGGCGACCCCAATGCCGTTACCTGGGGCACCATGCTCTACTGGGCGCAGAACAACATGGCGCTTCAAAGCGGCGCCTGGTGGGAAATCTGGCCACCGGCCATTGCCATCATGCTCACTGGCGCCGCCCTCGTCATGATCAATTTCGCGGTGGACGAAATCACCAATCCGCAACTCAAGGCATCACGCGGCATCGGCCGCATCAAGCGGTATCTCAGCCGCAGGGGGAGAAGCGCCGATGTCTTCTGATCGCGTCCTGATCGAAGTTCGCAACCTGACCGTCGATTATGTCGGCGAACATTCTGTCGCTCGCGCCGTCAACGGGATCGACTTCGACATCAAGGAAGGCGAGGCCTTTGGCCTGGCTGGTGAGAGCGGCTGCGGCAAGTCCACTGTCGCCTTCGCCCTGGCGCGGCTGACCCGTTTGCCGGGCCTGGTCTCCGGGGGAGAGGTGCGCCTCAACGGAGAGGATGTGCTCAAGTTCGACAAAGCGCGCCTCAAGGCCTATCGCTGGAACGAGGTCAGCTTCGTCTTTCAGTCGGCGATGAACGCGCTTAACCCGGTCATTCCGGTGT from Devosia sp. RR2S18 includes:
- a CDS encoding ABC transporter permease produces the protein MADIIHTASVPLLDRLDEAAIASAAPSQAELMRELRIKSRPGWTSRLPPSMAAFVTNPKGMVGIVILLGMVLFSILVPIFSEYNPHRRAGKPHVRPSYEHVLGTTRMGKDVFTQVAYGGRISLAVGFGAGLASALIGLAIGISAGYFGGRTDDILTFFVNVVLVLPGLPLIIVIASLVESAGPLVIGIVLALTGWGWSARTIRTQTLSLRTREFVLSAELMGEKKWRIILKEIFPNMLSFFMGGLVLGTIAAILAEAALSFIGLGDPNAVTWGTMLYWAQNNMALQSGAWWEIWPPAIAIMLTGAALVMINFAVDEITNPQLKASRGIGRIKRYLSRRGRSADVF